A DNA window from Chromatiales bacterium contains the following coding sequences:
- a CDS encoding lysophospholipid acyltransferase family protein has protein sequence MKLAVFISHLPLSFLYFIAWLVAAFNCYILRSKRKVIMANMRRAFPKLTAAEIGSLCRKYYFVQTEFLVETIKLLSCKEQWLQKRAKLINPEIVNQVDGDQPILFLSAHQSNWEWAAQVLFLRFGHPFYGVYKPLRSAKLERVIFAIRSCFNGTPLPHRQFAKTLIKHRAQHSFFYVLSDREPGRRQKSISLKWLGAQQTAFYSGTIQLACAVQCAVFYVRTEKIKKGYYEVSLEPIENKGKGSEQELLASYADKLAQGLKKNPENWYWGHPRWRWMKSV, from the coding sequence ATGAAATTAGCAGTGTTTATATCGCATCTTCCTCTGTCGTTCCTTTATTTTATTGCTTGGCTTGTAGCCGCTTTTAACTGCTATATTTTACGCTCTAAACGCAAGGTTATTATGGCCAATATGCGCAGAGCATTTCCCAAACTGACGGCTGCTGAGATTGGTTCTTTATGCAGGAAGTATTATTTCGTGCAAACTGAGTTTCTAGTCGAAACCATAAAACTGTTGTCGTGTAAAGAGCAATGGTTGCAAAAACGTGCGAAATTGATTAATCCGGAGATTGTCAATCAAGTGGATGGCGACCAACCAATACTTTTTTTATCTGCTCACCAAAGTAATTGGGAGTGGGCAGCACAGGTATTATTTCTTCGTTTTGGCCATCCTTTTTATGGGGTTTATAAGCCGTTGCGTTCTGCCAAACTGGAGCGTGTTATATTTGCAATAAGAAGTTGTTTTAACGGCACGCCGCTACCGCACCGACAGTTCGCAAAAACCTTAATAAAACATCGCGCACAACATAGCTTTTTCTATGTGCTGTCGGATCGTGAACCGGGTCGGCGACAAAAATCTATCAGTCTAAAATGGTTAGGAGCACAACAAACCGCTTTTTATTCTGGCACAATACAGCTCGCTTGTGCAGTTCAGTGCGCAGTGTTTTATGTGAGAACCGAAAAAATCAAAAAGGGGTATTATGAAGTTTCTCTTGAACCAATAGAGAATAAAGGCAAAGGATCGGAACAAGAATTATTAGCGTCTTACGCCGATAAATTGGCACAAGGTTTGAAGAAGAACCCTGAAAACTGGTATTGGGGACACCCACGATGGCGATGGATGAAAAGTGTATAG
- the pyrE gene encoding orotate phosphoribosyltransferase — protein sequence MLYNSHSFIEYALKQGAIKLGDFELKSGRKSRYFFNAGVFNDGQSLWELGNFYARTIAQSDIVFDVLFGPAYKGIPLVCATAVCLRQMGVNKPFAFNRKEEKYHGEGGVLVGAPLEGQRVLIVDDVITAGTAVRHSVALLNACSAKAVALIISFDRQEKGVGDSSAVAELSEQLGLAVLSVATYKDLIAVLNADERYKNFWT from the coding sequence ATGCTATATAACTCGCATAGTTTTATAGAGTACGCGCTCAAACAAGGAGCTATCAAGCTGGGAGATTTTGAACTGAAGTCGGGTCGAAAAAGCCGTTACTTTTTTAACGCTGGTGTATTCAACGACGGTCAATCTTTATGGGAGTTGGGAAATTTTTATGCACGAACAATAGCCCAATCGGATATTGTTTTTGATGTGTTGTTTGGTCCGGCATACAAAGGCATACCTTTAGTCTGCGCAACCGCTGTTTGCTTGCGACAAATGGGTGTCAACAAGCCGTTTGCATTTAATCGCAAAGAGGAGAAGTATCATGGCGAAGGAGGTGTTTTGGTAGGTGCTCCTCTGGAAGGACAGCGAGTTTTAATCGTTGATGATGTAATCACTGCCGGTACTGCGGTGCGCCACTCAGTTGCACTGCTAAACGCCTGTTCGGCAAAAGCGGTGGCTTTAATAATCTCGTTTGATAGGCAGGAAAAAGGTGTCGGTGATAGCTCGGCGGTTGCCGAATTGAGCGAGCAGCTGGGATTGGCAGTGCTGTCGGTTGCTACCTATAAGGATTTGATAGCGGTGTTAAATGCAGACGAGCGCTATAAGAATTTCTGGACATAA